Genomic DNA from Nitratidesulfovibrio vulgaris str. Hildenborough:
CCACAGCACGGGCAGTTCCACACGGGGCACCACGGGTTCTGCGGGGTCGTCGCTCTCGTCGTTACGCAGGGGCTGCACGTCGGCGTAGTAACGCCCGTCGCTGGCATAGGCCGCCACCACGCGGGCCTTGCGGGTCATGCGGTAGTAGTGACGGAAGTCCGGCATGGCGAGTTCCACCGCGCGCCGGATGAGTTGCAGCAGGTTGGCGGTGCCGCCATTGCCGCCATTGCTAGGCCCAGCCATGGTCTGCTCCGTAACGGATGAGGGTTCTGTTGCCCGAGGGCGTCAGCACGTGGCGCACCTCTTGCGCACGGAACTGCCCGCTGACACCCCGCCGGGCATCTTCAAGCCTGAACTGCATGGAGTGCGTCAGCCCGGCCAGCAGCACCGTTTCCACTTCGGACAGCGCACCGGGAGCCGTCGCAGGGTTGTGCGTGATGAGGTTCTCGCCCGTGGCCACCGTGTACAGAGGGCCGGGTTCGTCGCCCGCGCTCCAGCGCAGGCCAGCCGCACCCAGCCACAGGGCGTGGCGTGAAAGATCGTGCCCGTGCCCGCGCTGGATGGACTCCGCCAGTTGCCGCACGGCCCGCCACAGCGGCACCGTGGCGAAGACGATGTGCGGCAGGGTCACGTCGGGTATCGCGACCTCGGCCACGGGCAGGCCGCTTCGCTCAAGGATGCGGCGGGCCACCGTGGCGACAGGTTCGCCGTGGAACGATTCGGTGAGCGTGGTGCGGGTGAGCGCCAGTTCGCGCCCGGCGGCGAGCACGGTCACGGAGTCCGGCCCGGCCTGCCTGATGCCGTCCACCGTACCGGTGAACTGCTGCATGGGGCCGCCCCGGTAGCCGAAGGCCAGCGTCACGTCGTGCCCCACGGTGATGGCGGCTTGCAGGGTTCCTTCCGGGTCGGGCAGTTCCACCTCGGCCCGCGTGACCACGGCCCGGCGGCGGCTGATGACCTCCGCACGCGGCGCGCGCAGGGCCTCGAACGTGCCGACCTGAACGCGGATGTCCACGCCTGTGATCTCCATCACCTGCTCCCTCCCTGATGACGGGCACCCGCGCTTCCTGCACGGGGTGCCCTGTCGCTTGCCGGAAACGCGGTTCCGGCTGCGCTCGCGCTGCGCGGCGTGCGGGCTTCCTGCCCGCAGGCGCATGCCTCTGCTGGCCTTGCCATCACCGGCTCCCTCTTGCCCGTTTGCCCGCCACGTCCACGAGGAGCGTGGCTTCCGGTTCAGGGTTGGTGGTGACGCCCGGCGTGGTGGCTGCGACGTCCGCAGGGCGCGGGGTCTTGGCCCCGGCCTCTTCCACGCGCACGATGGGTGGCCTGTGCTCCACGAAGGCGAGCGTGACCCGCAGGGTGTCGTCCACATCGCGCTCTTCGCTTTCGAGCCGCGAGAAGACCACCTGACGGATGCCCCGCGCCATGAGATGGCGGTTGGCCACCTCCAGCACGCGGGGGTTGGTGCGCCTGTCGGTGCCTCTGAAGGCGGCGTTGACCTCGGCCAGTTGGTCGTAGCAGTCGGCCCCGTCGTCGCTCACGAGGTCGAGCACCAGCACCACGTCGGCATCTTCCCAGCCGAGGGGGGTCTTCTTCTTGCCGGAGACCCCGTCCACCTTCTGTTCGTCGAAGCGCACCTCGCAGGTGACGCGCTGCGAGACGAGAACGCCCGGCAACGCGGTGTCGCCAAGGCGCACCATGCCGTCCTCGAAGGTCAGCAGGCTCATACCAGTCCCCCTTCGGGAACGCCGTCGTATGCGGCAACGAAGTCCTGCAACTGGGCCACGAAGTCTTGCGCGTTGGTGACGCCGGGCAGGTTCAGGGTGCCGATGGTGATGGTCACCCCCCGGCCCTGTGCGGCCCTTGCGGTCTTGCGGCCCGGCTGCACGTCGGCTGTCGCCGGGGCTTCGATCTGCGGCGCGACGGCATCACCGAGCGCCGTCTCCAGCGTGTCGTGCAAGCCCGGCGCGGCTGCGGTCATGCCTTCGCCCATGGTCGAGAGCGTGGCCATGCCCGACGCCGTGAGGGTCGAGAGCGGCCCTTCGTCGGCATCGCTGTGGGGCAGGAGCTTGCCCACCATGTCCAGAGCCTTCTTGGCGGCCTCGAACGGTGCGCTGACCATGGACATGATGCCGTCCACGAACGTGCCCAGCAGCTTGGCCCCCGCATCGAACAGCGAGACGCCGTTGAACAGGTCGAGCACGAACTGGAGCATACCGGCAGCCATCTCGATGGGGGCCAGCAGTGCCGTGAAGGCCGTGGCGAGGATCTCCACTGCCCCGCATACGACCGAGCCGATGACGTTGCCGAAGCGTTCCCACCCGGAAACGTCCGAGGCTGCCGACACCCCGAAGAACGCTTCGCCAAGGCCGCCCAGCACCGTGAAGAGTTGCCCGAACACGGCCCCGAGGCGGTCGAGCGTGGGGCCGAAGACGACAGCGAGGCGGTCGCCGACACCAGAGACCCCGTCCCATAGCCCGCGAAAGAACGCCTGCACCCGGTAGACGACGCTGCCCACCGAGGCCACCAGTCCTTCAAGCCCGGCGGCACGTATCTCTGTGGCCAGTTCGCCCCTGATCTCGCCCACCCCGTCGGTGAGCGTCGAGAACACGGCCATGACACCGCGCACCACCAGCGATACGGTCTGCCACCAGCGGCGGAGCGTATCGCCGATGCCTGCGAAGTTTGTTTTGTAGGCGAGATACAGCGCACCCACCACGGCGATGATGGCCCACATGGGCCACGAGAGTCCCAGCAGGGCCGCCTTGAGCGGGGCAAGGGCCGCAGCCAGCATCGGCCCGGCGGCAGAGAGTAGCCAGAGCGCACCCGACAGGGCCGTGGCCGCGACGATGGCCGCAGAGACCCCGGCCACCAGCTTCAGGGCGAACTCCCCGCCAGCGGTCTGGGCGGCTGCCCGTAACATGTCGACGAAACCCCCAAGGGCGTCCGCGACGGCTCCGATGACAGGCAGGAAGTAGCTGCCAATGACGATCATCAGGGCCTTGGCCTTGTTGCCGAGCAGGAGCAGTGCGTTCTCTGTGGTGCGGCTGCGCGCCTCGAACTCGCCCTGCATGCTGCCTGCGTAGGCCGCGCTGTCACCCACGAGGTCGAACGCCTGCGAGAGATTGCCCATGTTGGCCAGAAGCGGAGCGATGGCCCCCAGCGCCTCTTCTCCGAACATCTCGGTGAGCAGCGACATCTGCAATTCCTTGGGCTTGTCCGCCAAGGCTTGCAGCACCTTGAAGATGGTGCCTTGCGCGTCGGTCTGCATGTCTTTGGCCATCTGCGTTACGGAGAAGCCCAGCGCCCCGAAGGCGGCCTGCGCGTCTTTGGAGAGCGCAGAACCACGCACCAGCGTGGACGTGAACTTCTTGAGTGCCGTGGACGCGATCTCGGGCGATGCACCGGCAGAGAGGAAGGCCGCGCCAAGGGCCGCCACCTGTGTCTCTGAAAGGCCCGCCGCCATGCCCACCGCGCCCACGCGCTGGATGACCTCACCCAGTGCGGGGGCCGTGGCGTTCATGTTGTTGGAGAGGTGGTTGGTGGCGTCGGCCAGCGCATAGACGCGCGGTAGCGTCAGGTTCATGCCTGCCCGCCAGTCCGCCATCATCTTGCCAGCCTGATCACCCGTCAGGTCGAAGGCGACGCCCATCTTCGCCGCCTGTTCCGCGAAGTCCGTAAGGTCTTGCCGCGCCACGCCGCTTTGCGCCGCTGCCGCGACGATGGCGGCCAGACCGTCTGCCGCCATGGGGATACGGGTGCTCATGTCGAGAATGGTGGCAGACATGGCCTTAAGCTCGCCCGCACTCTCGAAGTTCACCACCTTGGCCACGTCTGCCATGGCGCTCTCGAAGGCGATGGCCTCACGCGCGGCAAGGCCCAGTGTGCCCAGCAGCACCCCGGCAGCGAGGGCCACCGGGGCCATGGCCACGGCGAGCTTGCCCATGCGGCTGCCCAGTGCCGAGACCTTGCCGCCCAGCAGTTCCATCCCCTCGGAGACGGAGCCGAGCGGCCCGGAGATCATGTCCACGAGGGAGAGTGTGGCGAAGACCTTGAAGACTTCCATGCCGTTGCCCTTCTGTTAACCCGCGTCCCTGCTGCCGTGCAGCCGCGCAAGCACCCTGTTGTGGCGCTCTTCGAGCCACAGCGCCTGCGCCACCTGTTCGGCGAAGGCGTCCATATCGTCGGCGGGGCCGGTGTTGAGCCAGTGGCGAATGAGCGCCTCGCCCTTGCCGACCCCGCCAAGCTGCTGCCGGGCGCGGTCGATCAGTTTCCCAGATCGCCGAGACCCACGGCCTTGATGAGGGCCGCACTCATGGTGGTGACGATGCCGGGGTAGGTCTCTGCGTCGCTCTGGAACGTGGCCCTGTCGTCGGGGTGGATGACGTCAAGGATGAGGGCGCGCGCCGCCTGTGCCGGGTTGCGGTGGGCGGTGGCCTGCATGCGCTTGATGTGCGTGGGGGTGGGACGCCGGAAACGGTAGCTGACGCTCACCTCTGTATCGGCCCAGCGGTCTGTCCAGCTGTGCTCGAAGGTGGCATAGCCACCGGTTTCAGGGGTGGACGTATCGTCGTCGGAATGCTTCGGGGTGGTGGACATGAGAAGGCCTCCGGTAAGGTGTTGCGTGCAGGTTGCCCTGCCATGCGGACACCCTAACGGAGGCGTAGGGGGCTTGCCGGAAGCTGTGAAAGCTGTGGATTGATATGGACGAAAATGACTAAAAAGAGTATATAAAGGCAGCTAGATAAAAGATTATCTTCTATTCTAATCGTTAAGGCATGTGAATGTTTTGCTTTGATTATTTTTAACTCTGCTAAGCAAGGAGGCACACATGACTGTTGTTTATGCTTTTTGGAATAACAAGGGAGGCACAGGTAAGACAAGCCTCGCATTTCAAACTGTTGCTCGTTACGCAAAACATCACCATGCATCGAAAATCCTGATTGTCGACGCATGTCCTCAAGCGAACATGTCTGAATTATTGCTAGGAGGACTTGAGAGTGGGGGAAGTCATAACGTACTTGAATTACACGATCTGAAAGGACGTAAATCTCTTGGAGGTTACTTTCAACTAAGACTTCCAAATCCATACAATGTCCCTCGCTTTGACTGTGATGATTTTATTATCAATGTTAGTGATTACAATGAACACATGCCCACAAATATAGACCTTCTTTGTGGTGATCCAATTCTCGAACTCCAATCTAACGCGATAAACACACTCGCGAACAATAATATTCCTGGCACAAATACATGGATAAAAGTTATCGATTGGATTCGAGATTTTATAAATGCTTGCGATGGTACATATGACACTGTTTTTATAGACTGTAATCCTTCTTTTTCCATATACACACAGATAGCCCTTGCTTCATCAGATAGAATTATTTTGCCAGTAATGGCAGACGACTCATCTCGCAGAGCAATACAAAATGCGCTTTCGCTTGTATATGGATTGAGAATACCTTCTGATATATATGCTACATACATGTTCAAAACAAAGCTTGAAACAGAACATAGGGAAATCCCCAAGGTACACCTTGTGGTCAAGAATAGAATAACACAGTATATGGGATCAGCGTCGGCCTATGATGCTGTTCTTTCCATGATTAAAAATGATGTTAAAGAAATAAGGGAATCAAACCCTGATTTCTTTACATTTAACAACGTCGATGACGGTTTCGTTGATATCCGAGATTTTCAAACAACAGGCGTTATCTCTTTCGCAAAGGGAATACCCTTTTTTAAGATGACTCACGGTCGAAAAACGTTAAACGGAAGGAAAATTGCGATAAGGAAAGAGTACCTTGAAAAATGCCAGCAGGAAATTACCGTGCTTGCAGGAAAGTTGTAAAATATTGGCGCAATGGTCCATAGTTGCATTTGTTTAAAGGAACCATTGCGCCATTTTCTTTACCTCCTCCTCTTCGCGGGCAGCCCGTTCCACAGGATGGGTTCCAGTATCTTGAACTCGCATTTGACCGCACCCACGTTGGCCTCACCCTGACTGCCGGAGGTGTCGAAGCTGGTGATGCGGCAGGCGGGCAGCGTGTCGGTGATGGTGCCTTGGTCTTCGTTGGCGTAATTGACCACGATGGGGAACGGCACATGGTCGTAGATGCCGCCTCCTGTCGCCGTCAGTTCGCGCGCCAGCCTGTCGAACTCGTCGCGGTCGAGGGTCATGGAGCCGGACGCCTCATAGTTCTTGCGCCCGTAGCCGCGCGGTGTGGAGCCGCGCCCGTAGCGCGGGTCGACATCCTGCCCGTCCTTGTAGCCTATTTCGGTGACGCCCACCGTCTCCCCGCTGGGCAGCCTGATGCTCACGTCTTCCCAGTCGTACAATCTGCCGTTGATGCCCATG
This window encodes:
- a CDS encoding DUF6848 family protein; the protein is MSTTPKHSDDDTSTPETGGYATFEHSWTDRWADTEVSVSYRFRRPTPTHIKRMQATAHRNPAQAARALILDVIHPDDRATFQSDAETYPGIVTTMSAALIKAVGLGDLGN
- a CDS encoding ParA family protein, yielding MTVVYAFWNNKGGTGKTSLAFQTVARYAKHHHASKILIVDACPQANMSELLLGGLESGGSHNVLELHDLKGRKSLGGYFQLRLPNPYNVPRFDCDDFIINVSDYNEHMPTNIDLLCGDPILELQSNAINTLANNNIPGTNTWIKVIDWIRDFINACDGTYDTVFIDCNPSFSIYTQIALASSDRIILPVMADDSSRRAIQNALSLVYGLRIPSDIYATYMFKTKLETEHREIPKVHLVVKNRITQYMGSASAYDAVLSMIKNDVKEIRESNPDFFTFNNVDDGFVDIRDFQTTGVISFAKGIPFFKMTHGRKTLNGRKIAIRKEYLEKCQQEITVLAGKL
- a CDS encoding phage tail tape measure protein, which encodes MEVFKVFATLSLVDMISGPLGSVSEGMELLGGKVSALGSRMGKLAVAMAPVALAAGVLLGTLGLAAREAIAFESAMADVAKVVNFESAGELKAMSATILDMSTRIPMAADGLAAIVAAAAQSGVARQDLTDFAEQAAKMGVAFDLTGDQAGKMMADWRAGMNLTLPRVYALADATNHLSNNMNATAPALGEVIQRVGAVGMAAGLSETQVAALGAAFLSAGASPEIASTALKKFTSTLVRGSALSKDAQAAFGALGFSVTQMAKDMQTDAQGTIFKVLQALADKPKELQMSLLTEMFGEEALGAIAPLLANMGNLSQAFDLVGDSAAYAGSMQGEFEARSRTTENALLLLGNKAKALMIVIGSYFLPVIGAVADALGGFVDMLRAAAQTAGGEFALKLVAGVSAAIVAATALSGALWLLSAAGPMLAAALAPLKAALLGLSWPMWAIIAVVGALYLAYKTNFAGIGDTLRRWWQTVSLVVRGVMAVFSTLTDGVGEIRGELATEIRAAGLEGLVASVGSVVYRVQAFFRGLWDGVSGVGDRLAVVFGPTLDRLGAVFGQLFTVLGGLGEAFFGVSAASDVSGWERFGNVIGSVVCGAVEILATAFTALLAPIEMAAGMLQFVLDLFNGVSLFDAGAKLLGTFVDGIMSMVSAPFEAAKKALDMVGKLLPHSDADEGPLSTLTASGMATLSTMGEGMTAAAPGLHDTLETALGDAVAPQIEAPATADVQPGRKTARAAQGRGVTITIGTLNLPGVTNAQDFVAQLQDFVAAYDGVPEGGLV